One genomic region from Salvia hispanica cultivar TCC Black 2014 chromosome 2, UniMelb_Shisp_WGS_1.0, whole genome shotgun sequence encodes:
- the LOC125203989 gene encoding uncharacterized protein LOC125203989, with protein MMQMSEQSLFVEPNENADAALPLSVVSNANADVALPVDVYTPVSSTNASVSLANQALVVGQEFADVDTCRRTLKDTAIALHFEIRIVKSDRSRFIAKCSRDGCPWRVHVAKLPGLPTFTIRTLHSEHTCEGVQNLHHQQASVGWVARSVEARIRDNPKYKPKEILQDIRDQHGIAVSYMQAWRGKERSMAALHGTYEEGFKLLPAYCEQIRKTNPGSIASVVATGQENSFQRLFVAYRAAIYGFVHACRPLLELDRVHLKGKYIGTLLCAAAVDADDQLFPLAIAVVDVESDENWMWFVSELRKLLGVNTDSMPRLTILSERTPGLVEAFETHFPNAFHGFCMRFVSENFRDTFKNSKMVNMFWSAAYALTTTEFESKISEMAQISEDVVPWLNYFNPQLWAVTYFEGVRYGHFTLNFTELLYNWALECHELPIVETMEHIRHQMASWFHQRLHVGMQLASILVPSAEKRISEAISDASCYKVLRANEVEFEIVSSERTNIVDIRLRICSCRRWQLYGLPCAHAAAALISCGQNVHLFAETCLTVHSYRETYSQMIHPIPDKSLWREPGEGTDGGGAQVDVTIRPPKTRRPPGRPKKKVLRLESLKRPKRVVQCGRCHMLGHSQKKCTLPM; from the coding sequence ATGATGCAAATGTCAGAACAGAGCTTGTTCGTAGAGCCGAACGAGAATGCAGATGCTGCTTTGCCCTTATCTGTAGTGTCGAACGCGAATGCTGATGTTGCTTTACCCGTTGATGTCTATACACCGGTTTCTAGCACGAATGCAAGTGTGTCGTTGGCGAATCAGGCATTGGTGGTAGGGCAGGAGTTCGCTGATGTCGATACTTGTAGGAGAACGTTGAAAGATACAGCCATCGCGTTGCATTTTGAGATTCGGATAGTGAAATCTGATAGGAGTAGGTTTATAGCTAAGTGCTCGAGGGATGGCTGTCCGTGGCGAGTCCATGTTGCGAAACTGCCGGGACTCCCCACGTTTACCATTAGGACGCTCCATTCGGAGCACACGTGTGAAGGGGTTCAGAATCTCCACCACCAGCAGGCTTCCGTGGGTTGGGTGGCGCGGTCTGTAGAGGCACGGATAAGGGATAATCCGAAGTATAAGCCGAAGGAGATCTTGCAAGACATCCGCGACCAGCACGGGATTGCTGTCTCGTATATGCAGGCGTGGCGTGGGAAGGAGCGTAGTATGGCTGCTTTGCACGGGACTTACGAGGAAGGTTTCAAGCTTCTTCCTGCGTATTGTGAACAGATAAGGAAGACTAACCCCGGAAGCATTGCTTCTGTTGTTGCTACCGGACAGGAAAACTCATTCCAACGATTGTTTGTTGCTTATCGTGCTGCGATTTACGGATTTGTCCATGCTTGCCGCCCATTGCTGGAGCTGGACAGAGTCCATCTCAAAGGGAAGTACATAGGTACATTGCTCTGTGCTGCTGCTGTTGATGCCGATGATCAACTCTTTCCGTTGGCAATCGCTGTCGTGGACGTGGAAAGTGACGAGAACTGGATGTGGTTTGTGTCTGAGCTGCGTAAGCTTCTTGGGGTGAACACGGACAGCATGCCGAGGCTCACTATACTCTCCGAGAGAACACCGGGTCTGGTGGAGGCCTTTGAGACGCATTTCCCCAACGCGTTCCACGGCTTCTGCATGCGATTCGTCAGCGAGAACTTCCGCGACACGTTCAAGAACTCGAAGATGGTGAACATGTTCTGGAGTGCTGCCTACGCGCTCACAACGACGGAATTTGAATCCAAAATCTCCGAGATGGCGCAAATCTCGGAAGACGTCGTGCCCTGGCTAAACTATTTCAACCCTCAGCTGTGGGCCGTGACGTACTTCGAAGGCGTACGCTATGGCCATTTCACGCTGAACTTCACCGAGCTCCTCTACAATTGGGCGCTGGAGTGCCACGAGCTCCCCATCGTGGAGACGATGGAGCACATTCGCCATCAAATGGCGTCGTGGTTCCATCAGCGTCTCCACGTGGGGATGCAGCTCGCCTCGATCCTAGTGCCCTCCGCCGAGAAGCGGATCTCGGAAGCCATCTCCGACGCCAGCTGCTACAAAGTGCTCCGCGCGAACGAGGTCGAGTTCGAGATCGTTTCCTCCGAGCGGACAAACATCGTGGACATAAGGCTCCGGATATGCTCGTGCCGCCGCTGGCAGCTGTACGGCTTGCCATGCGCGCACGCGGCCGCAGCCCTCATCTCTTGCGGCCAGAACGTGCATTTGTTCGCCGAGACGTGCCTCACGGTCCACAGCTACCGAGAGACCTACTCGCAGATGATTCACCCGATCCCGGACAAGAGTCTATGGAGGGAGCCGGGTGAGGGAACGGATGGCGGAGGAGCGCAAGTTGATGTCACCATTCGGCCTCCAAAGACGAGGAGGCCTCCCGGGAGGCCGAAGAAGAAGGTTCTGCGGCTCGAGAGCTTAAAACGGCCGAAGAGGGTCGTACAGTGCGGCCGGTGCCATATGCTAGGGCACTCTCAGAAGAAATGCACGCTGCCGATGTGA